GCATCGCGCACCCATCGCTGGCGCGATGCCGGCGTAGTCTTGACCTCAAAGTGCGTCACATGACGCAGGTGACTATTCAACGGCCGTAGAAACAGGGCGTGGTCACTAAAACTGACGGGGCGCTCGTAAGTGTGCGCAGTCCTATGCTGGATTCGTAATTTCATGCGCTTTATTGGTTCGTTCGAGAGAGACGATGACGTTCAGTCGTTGATCGGTGGCACCTTTATACGTGCCACGCATGGGGGCCACATCGCGGTAGTCCCGCCCCACGGCGACTTCGATGTGCCGTTCGCCGACGGCTTGGTTATTCGTCGGATCGAGCCCCCACCAGGTGCCCCCGGGCAGATAGACTTCCACCCAAGCGTGACTGGCCGCCGCACCGATCAGCGAGGCATCGGTCTTCTCAGGATCGTAGGCTTCGATATAGCCGCTCACATAACGTGCGGGGATTCCATTGCTACGTAGAATCGCCAGCATCAAATGAGCAAAGTCCTGACACACCCCGCGCCGCTGCTTGACCACGTCCGCAATGGGCGTGGAGATATCCGTCGAGCCCGACTGATATTTAAAATTCTCAAAGATCCAGCTGTAAAGTGTGCGCAGGGAATCTCCATACGAGTCCGCTTGCTTGAAAAACTGCTTACGAATGCGCCGGTGCTGATTGAGCGGCACATGAAAACTCGGCTCCAAAAATTCGAACAATTGATAACGCATACTGTTGAAAATCTGCCGCACCTCCCCGACAGAAATCTCCAGCGCCGCTGCCGGCGGCTCTACGGCAAAGGTCTCAACCTCAGTTTCGGAAGTAACCGTCAAAGAGTTGTGCCGATGCGGGATCGTGAAAAATTCAACATGATTGCCAAAGTAATCCACATAATGATCCACTTTCGTGGCAGGCGTGATGTCCAGACGTCGTTCGATGATACGCTGCGAATCGTTGGTTTGCGGCCACACCCGTAACTCAGCAAACGACTCGGAAGCCGGCACTGCGTATTTATATTCGGTGGTATGGGAGACTCGGAAGCGCATGAAAAATCAGTAAACAGAGGTCGGATGCCAGAGGTCAGTCAACGGTAACAACACAACCATGCACTGAGAGCAGAAGGATTGCCACTTTGTAAGCAATAAAGAGATATTGTTAGCTATAGAATTCATTTTCTATTTTTTAGTCTCTGACTGCAGGCCACCGTCTAGGCCTAATCCATAGCAAAGAGCGTGGGCTCACGCGCAAAAACATCCTGATGGCTGAAAAAGATGTCTTCGAGTCGCCCATGCAAAGCTTCCACCTGTTCGGCCAGCCCGGAGAAAGCCTCGCCTACAAAATCCGCAGTATGATGCATTGACTTAGGCTGTACCTCACCGGCATCCAACCAGTCGACCTCTCCCATCGGGCTTTGCGCCAACGGAAAATGAGCCAGAACTTCGAGCAATACCCGGATCTGCTGACGCAAGTCCCCACCCAAGGCACGATCTTCGCCATGGGAAAGCGTACTAATCGCATAGTCCAGATTGCGCAGGCAGAAATTCACCGAACTGGGCACGTGCTTCCCCTGTAAGATCAAACTGCAAATACGATCCACATAGGCACGTGAACGAAACTCTCTGCGATACGCGTCCAAAGAGCCCAGCAAGCGCAGCAAGGCAGTCAAGTCGGCACTCTCTTCGTCCACTTCATGATAGGCTTCAATCAAGCGCGGCATCGCGACTTTCAAAACCGCTAAGGCCCCCACTGCACGTTCGAAGAAAATGCCAATCCGCAAAAACTGCCAGGTGTCATCGTGCGGCATGGTGCGTTCCGCCGTGCCATTAAAACGTGCCAGTTCACTTACGATATGCTCGCACAGCTCGGTCAAACGCGCCCGGGTCACCACTCGCTTCGCTTCCACATTCAGATACAGCGTAATATCTTCCAAGACCTCACGACATTCCGGACTGATCACTTCGCGAACCTTCTCCAAACAGTTGCGCGCATGACCGATACAGGCGCGCACCGAAGCCCCCTTATTGGCATCCAACAAAAGACTCTTGGAAAATGGCAAGGTATCACGCGGCGGACGTTTCCGCTTGGTGACATCGCTCTGCCCCGTGGCCGCGGCCACGGCTTGCAATAAAGGCCAGTATGTGCGCTGCTCGGCATGCGCCATTTGATCCCAGCGCAAACGTTCTAAAGTGTGGAATTGACGCGATGTATTCTCCGCACGCTCCAAATAGCGCCCCGCCCAGTAGAGCGACTCCGCGATACGACTGCTGATCGAAAAGCGCTCGCCCATCGCGGTCGGCAGGCGCTTAGGGGCAGAATCTTTGACCACACTATCCGGCACCCAGACATCCTTGAGCCCGTCGGTCGCAATGGTTAAACGGCGAGTGCGATGCCCTGTCACTTTTTGCCGCACCATTCCACCCGGCAACACAATCGGCTCCTTACCTAAAATATAATAGACCCGCAAGTAGCCCCCTTTCGCGGTGAACTCGCCATCCTTAAACTGTGGTAACATGGCCGGATCCGGGATCGACTGCGCCACGAAATACTCCGGATGACGCTTGGCCAGCCGCTCCATCGATGCCATGGATTGCCCCGGTCGCCCACCGCAAATCTGCCAAAGCATATCATGGTCCTGCATGGGCTTGAGCACCAACTGCGCCGCATGCTCCGCCACGTAATCCCGCTGATCCACATCACTAAGGTGAAAAGTTTCCACCGAGCGAAGAATGGGGCTCTCATGACGATACTGCCGAATGATACGGTCGCTGTATCGTAGCAAAGCACGGTTATCGGCCACTCCAGAACCAGGCGCATTGACGATCGCGACATTTCCCTGTCGCCACGCATTAATCAGCCCCGGCAAGCCAAAAGCATTTGCATTCGGCACCGCAATCGGGTCCAGCGCCGCACTTTCGACGCGACGATAAATCACATCCACAGGCTCCAAGCCACGGATCGTCTTCAGAAAGACGCAACTCTCGCGCACCAAAAGGTCACTGGGCTGCGCAATAGAAATCCCCATATGACGCGCGATAAATGCCTCTTCGAAGTAGGCCTGCCCCGGCTGACCACTGGTCAACAAAAGAATATGCGGATTCGCCCGACTCGACTGCGCGCGCAACATTTCCAGCAAATAGGTGCTAAAGCCCGCGACCGGGGCCACATCCACACGTTCATACAGCTCAGGAAAGACCTGCGAGAGAATACGCCGGTTTTGCAGCACATGCGACAAACCAAAGGGCGCCCCCATATGATGTTCAACCACCCGCCAATCGCCCTCGCCCGCATCTACCAGATCGAAGGCACCGAACTGAGAGTATTCGCCGTAAGGCACCTCAATCCCACTTAGTTGACGCAAAAAAGCCGGATCACGTAGCGCCAAATCGTGCGGTATCACACGCTCACGCAAAATATTTTGCTCCGAATAAAGGTCTTGCGCATAGGCATTAAAAGCCAGCGCACGCTGCACCACCCCCGATGAAATACGCTGCCACTCCGTCGCACTCAACGAAAGCGGAAACAAGTCCAAACGCCAAGGATTCGCACTGGAGCGACTGGAGGTCACATCCGAGAACTGCAAGCCCAACTCCTCCA
The nucleotide sequence above comes from Coraliomargarita algicola. Encoded proteins:
- a CDS encoding transglutaminase family protein — encoded protein: MRFRVSHTTEYKYAVPASESFAELRVWPQTNDSQRIIERRLDITPATKVDHYVDYFGNHVEFFTIPHRHNSLTVTSETEVETFAVEPPAAALEISVGEVRQIFNSMRYQLFEFLEPSFHVPLNQHRRIRKQFFKQADSYGDSLRTLYSWIFENFKYQSGSTDISTPIADVVKQRRGVCQDFAHLMLAILRSNGIPARYVSGYIEAYDPEKTDASLIGAAASHAWVEVYLPGGTWWGLDPTNNQAVGERHIEVAVGRDYRDVAPMRGTYKGATDQRLNVIVSLERTNKAHEITNPA
- a CDS encoding circularly permuted type 2 ATP-grasp protein, producing the protein MRNIDETSSKLDPFRDFHGEASSAAFDCHGIARKPYSPIVDVIRSCSKSDLGQRQKRLNHAVEELGLQFSDVTSSRSSANPWRLDLFPLSLSATEWQRISSGVVQRALAFNAYAQDLYSEQNILRERVIPHDLALRDPAFLRQLSGIEVPYGEYSQFGAFDLVDAGEGDWRVVEHHMGAPFGLSHVLQNRRILSQVFPELYERVDVAPVAGFSTYLLEMLRAQSSRANPHILLLTSGQPGQAYFEEAFIARHMGISIAQPSDLLVRESCVFLKTIRGLEPVDVIYRRVESAALDPIAVPNANAFGLPGLINAWRQGNVAIVNAPGSGVADNRALLRYSDRIIRQYRHESPILRSVETFHLSDVDQRDYVAEHAAQLVLKPMQDHDMLWQICGGRPGQSMASMERLAKRHPEYFVAQSIPDPAMLPQFKDGEFTAKGGYLRVYYILGKEPIVLPGGMVRQKVTGHRTRRLTIATDGLKDVWVPDSVVKDSAPKRLPTAMGERFSISSRIAESLYWAGRYLERAENTSRQFHTLERLRWDQMAHAEQRTYWPLLQAVAAATGQSDVTKRKRPPRDTLPFSKSLLLDANKGASVRACIGHARNCLEKVREVISPECREVLEDITLYLNVEAKRVVTRARLTELCEHIVSELARFNGTAERTMPHDDTWQFLRIGIFFERAVGALAVLKVAMPRLIEAYHEVDEESADLTALLRLLGSLDAYRREFRSRAYVDRICSLILQGKHVPSSVNFCLRNLDYAISTLSHGEDRALGGDLRQQIRVLLEVLAHFPLAQSPMGEVDWLDAGEVQPKSMHHTADFVGEAFSGLAEQVEALHGRLEDIFFSHQDVFAREPTLFAMD